One stretch of Micromonospora echinospora DNA includes these proteins:
- a CDS encoding DEAD/DEAH box helicase: protein MTTTLPTFAATGLAPALISELAAQGISAPFPIQTATLPDSLAGRDVLGRGRTGSGKTLAFGLPMLHRTAGRRARPGRPLALVLVPTRELAAQVTAALTPYAATLGLRCATVVGGLSLTRQAAALRAGAEVLVATPGRLHDLIDRGDARLDQVTITVLDEADQMADMGFLPQVTKLLEQVAPGGQRMLFSATLDGGVDRLVRRFLANPVTHSVDPGTATVTAMTHHVLHLEADDKQAALAHIAAREGRTIVFIATKHRADRVARQLLAKGVRAAALHGGKSQPQRTRILEQFRTGQVTALVATDVAARGIHVDGLDLVVNADPPAEAKDYLHRGGRTARAGESGTVVTLVLPEQRRDVARLMSTAGINPKNTRVRAGDSELSRLTGAREPSGVPVTIIAPAAAHPAPATRPRRRPRRR, encoded by the coding sequence ATGACCACGACCCTGCCCACGTTCGCCGCCACCGGCCTGGCTCCGGCGCTCATCTCCGAGCTGGCCGCGCAGGGCATCTCCGCGCCGTTCCCGATCCAGACGGCCACGCTGCCGGACTCCCTGGCCGGCCGGGACGTGCTCGGCCGGGGCCGTACCGGTTCCGGCAAGACTCTCGCGTTCGGGCTGCCGATGCTGCACCGTACGGCCGGTCGCCGGGCGCGCCCGGGCCGCCCGCTCGCGCTGGTGCTCGTACCCACCCGGGAACTGGCCGCGCAGGTCACCGCCGCGCTCACCCCGTACGCGGCCACGCTCGGGCTGCGCTGCGCGACAGTGGTCGGCGGGCTCTCCCTGACCCGGCAGGCGGCCGCGCTGCGGGCCGGCGCCGAGGTACTGGTGGCCACCCCGGGTCGGCTGCACGACCTGATCGACCGCGGGGACGCCCGGCTGGACCAGGTGACCATCACCGTGCTGGACGAGGCCGACCAGATGGCCGACATGGGCTTCCTGCCGCAGGTGACGAAGCTGCTGGAGCAGGTCGCGCCGGGTGGGCAGCGGATGCTCTTCTCGGCCACCCTGGACGGGGGCGTGGACCGGCTGGTCCGCCGCTTCCTGGCCAACCCGGTGACGCACTCCGTCGACCCGGGCACCGCCACCGTCACCGCGATGACCCACCACGTGCTGCACCTTGAGGCGGACGACAAGCAGGCCGCGCTGGCCCACATCGCCGCCCGCGAGGGCCGCACCATCGTCTTCATCGCCACCAAGCACCGCGCCGACCGGGTGGCCCGGCAGTTGCTCGCCAAGGGCGTACGCGCCGCGGCGCTGCACGGCGGCAAGTCGCAGCCGCAGCGCACCCGCATCCTGGAGCAGTTCCGCACCGGCCAGGTCACCGCGCTGGTGGCCACCGACGTGGCGGCCCGGGGCATCCACGTCGACGGGCTGGACCTGGTGGTCAACGCCGACCCGCCCGCCGAGGCCAAGGACTACCTGCACCGGGGTGGCCGGACCGCGCGGGCCGGCGAGTCGGGCACCGTGGTCACACTGGTGCTGCCGGAGCAGCGCCGGGACGTCGCCCGGCTGATGAGCACCGCGGGCATCAACCCCAAGAACACCCGGGTACGCGCCGGCGACAGCGAGCTGAGCCGGCTCACCGGCGCCCGCGAGCCGTCCGGTGTGCCGGTGACCATCATCGCGCCCGCCGCCGCGCACCCCGCCCCGGCGACCCGGCCCCGTCGGCGCCCGCGCCGCCGCTGA
- the cspE gene encoding transcription antiterminator/RNA stability regulator CspE — protein MAIGTVKWFNADKGFGFITPDDGGADVFAHFSAIQTSGYRSLDENQRVEFEVTQGQKGPQAENIRPL, from the coding sequence ATGGCAATTGGCACCGTCAAGTGGTTCAACGCTGACAAGGGCTTTGGCTTCATCACCCCGGACGACGGCGGCGCCGACGTCTTCGCCCACTTCTCGGCGATCCAGACCTCCGGCTACCGGAGCCTGGACGAGAACCAGCGGGTCGAGTTCGAGGTGACCCAGGGCCAGAAGGGCCCGCAGGCGGAGAACATCCGCCCGCTCTGA